A DNA window from Pseudoalteromonas spongiae UST010723-006 contains the following coding sequences:
- the astE gene encoding succinylglutamate desuccinylase, giving the protein MSIMTTTNLATSGDFLSISRNHEWHLDPFEFTLENGTHVSVKDTGVIEFTPPRYGKKDIVLSSAVHGNETAPIEICDELIQNIIKGKLTLAHRVLFIFGNPASINIAKRFVEENLNRLFCGAHKAGEQNNEKIRAAKLENYVSDFFNKEAGEDRKRIHYDLHTAIRDSKNEKFAVYPFLHGKPWKKEELSFLLSCGVNTVMMMKSAATTFSYFSSSTFGADAFTIELGKVRPFGENDMSRFEKAKQSLTQLISQHEMQYPAFNFDDFELFDVYRTINRTEQNFSFPFSDSAANFTGFAKGALLATDGNTEYFADVDGEAIIFPNAKVALGQRALLTVIPLQNKTDFV; this is encoded by the coding sequence ATGAGTATTATGACAACAACAAATCTAGCAACTTCAGGCGATTTTTTATCAATTAGCCGTAATCATGAATGGCATTTAGACCCTTTTGAGTTCACTTTAGAGAACGGCACTCATGTTAGTGTTAAAGATACCGGCGTAATCGAGTTTACTCCTCCTCGCTATGGCAAAAAGGACATTGTCTTATCGTCAGCTGTGCACGGCAATGAAACTGCGCCAATCGAAATTTGCGATGAGCTAATCCAAAACATTATCAAGGGTAAATTAACCCTAGCGCATCGTGTGCTGTTTATTTTTGGTAACCCTGCATCTATTAATATTGCGAAGCGTTTTGTTGAAGAAAACCTCAATCGTTTGTTTTGTGGCGCACACAAAGCAGGTGAGCAGAATAATGAAAAAATACGTGCGGCAAAACTCGAAAACTACGTAAGTGATTTCTTTAATAAAGAGGCCGGTGAAGACAGAAAACGTATCCATTACGACTTACACACAGCCATTCGTGATTCTAAGAATGAAAAATTCGCGGTATACCCATTTTTACACGGTAAACCATGGAAAAAAGAAGAATTAAGCTTTTTATTAAGCTGTGGTGTAAATACTGTAATGATGATGAAGTCTGCTGCAACCACATTCAGCTATTTTTCTAGCAGTACCTTTGGTGCCGATGCGTTTACTATCGAACTAGGTAAAGTAAGGCCGTTTGGCGAAAACGATATGTCACGCTTTGAAAAGGCAAAGCAGAGCTTAACGCAGCTGATCTCTCAACATGAGATGCAATATCCCGCGTTTAACTTTGATGACTTTGAATTATTCGATGTATACCGCACCATTAATCGTACAGAGCAAAACTTTAGTTTTCCGTTTAGCGACAGCGCTGCAAACTTTACAGGCTTTGCCAAAGGAGCGCTATTGGCAACCGACGGCAATACCGAATATTTTGCCGATGTTGATGGCGAAGCAATTATTTTCCCTAACGCAAAGGTGGCACTTGGCCAACGCGCATTATTGACAGTTATCCCGCTACAAAATAAAACAGATTTTGTATAA
- a CDS encoding putative manganese transporter, which translates to MLFSLSQFALPKHTIKRSLAYKRLFLPIALLCLIFNESTRAVVLGALADAFLQVTMFVAVTLYGYYLLVNRFPKLELSYIARVAPKLEIPFAALLGALPGCGGAIIVVTQYTKKQASFGSLVAVLIATMGDAAFLLIAAEPKTALLVLTTSFTVATLFGWLVNLLHPADFLAPNTPSHQQLQCQRLPKPIGFISLQFWRIVALPMTLAALLVAFQYDFDENINQGLGYIAAACCFIVALLWACSSPGKSYQDVTAEDDCSKENLTTKVLQDTHFITSWVVAAFIGYELFVLWSDVNIAALFQNYAVLLPLIACLIGLLPGCGPQILVTSLYMQGLVPFSALMANAISNDGDALFPAIALAPKAALIATLYTSIPSLAIGYLIFFF; encoded by the coding sequence ATGTTGTTTTCCCTCTCACAATTCGCGCTACCAAAACACACAATTAAAAGATCTCTCGCTTATAAACGCTTGTTTTTACCAATAGCATTGCTCTGCCTTATTTTTAATGAGTCTACCCGCGCTGTGGTGCTCGGCGCACTCGCCGATGCATTTTTACAAGTAACTATGTTTGTTGCAGTAACGCTTTATGGCTATTACTTATTGGTAAATCGATTTCCTAAACTCGAGTTGAGTTATATTGCACGGGTTGCACCAAAGCTTGAAATTCCGTTTGCCGCTTTGCTCGGTGCACTACCAGGCTGCGGCGGCGCAATAATAGTAGTAACACAATACACTAAAAAACAAGCCAGTTTTGGCTCCTTGGTAGCAGTGCTCATTGCCACTATGGGCGATGCTGCATTCTTACTTATCGCGGCAGAGCCAAAAACAGCACTGTTGGTGTTAACCACTAGTTTTACAGTTGCAACACTGTTTGGTTGGCTCGTGAATTTGCTGCACCCAGCTGATTTTCTTGCGCCAAATACACCATCACATCAACAATTACAGTGCCAAAGGTTGCCTAAGCCTATTGGTTTTATTAGCCTTCAATTTTGGCGTATTGTCGCGTTACCGATGACACTTGCCGCTCTGCTTGTCGCATTTCAATATGACTTTGATGAAAATATTAACCAAGGCTTAGGTTATATCGCTGCGGCCTGTTGTTTTATCGTGGCGCTATTGTGGGCGTGCTCATCTCCTGGTAAAAGTTATCAAGATGTCACCGCTGAAGACGACTGCAGTAAAGAAAATTTAACGACAAAGGTACTGCAAGATACACACTTTATTACCAGTTGGGTGGTGGCTGCGTTTATTGGCTATGAATTATTCGTGCTGTGGTCTGATGTGAATATAGCAGCTCTTTTTCAAAACTACGCCGTGTTACTGCCGCTTATTGCCTGCTTAATTGGTTTACTACCAGGGTGCGGGCCACAAATTCTTGTCACCTCACTTTATATGCAAGGATTAGTACCCTTTTCGGCACTTATGGCGAATGCCATTTCAAATGATGGTGATGCCCTTTTCCCGGCGATTGCACTTGCACCAAAAGCGGCGCTCATAGCAACCTTGTATACCTCCATACCTAGTTTAGCTATCGGCTACTTAATCTTCTTTTTTTAG
- the fldA gene encoding flavodoxin FldA has translation MASVGIFFGSDTGNTEHVAKLIQKELGKKMVDVHDIAKSSKEDIAEFDLILFGIPTWYYGEAQCDWDDFFPELEEISFDGKLVAIFGCGDQEDYAEYFLDAMGMINDIVTERGAIVVGHWSTEGYEFEASKALVDDNHFVGLGIDEDRQPELTEKRIKDWCAQVYDEMCLAELED, from the coding sequence ATGGCAAGCGTAGGCATTTTTTTTGGTAGTGATACAGGTAACACAGAGCACGTCGCCAAGCTAATTCAAAAAGAGCTAGGTAAGAAAATGGTAGATGTTCATGACATCGCTAAAAGCTCAAAAGAAGACATTGCTGAATTTGATTTAATTTTATTTGGTATCCCAACTTGGTATTACGGTGAAGCGCAATGCGATTGGGATGATTTTTTCCCGGAACTGGAAGAAATTAGCTTCGACGGTAAGCTAGTTGCTATTTTTGGCTGCGGCGACCAAGAAGATTACGCCGAGTACTTCCTTGACGCTATGGGCATGATTAACGATATCGTTACTGAACGTGGCGCTATTGTTGTTGGCCATTGGTCAACTGAAGGTTATGAATTTGAAGCGTCAAAAGCATTAGTTGATGACAACCACTTTGTTGGTTTAGGTATTGATGAAGACCGTCAGCCTGAACTAACAGAAAAGCGCATTAAAGATTGGTGTGCTCAAGTGTATGATGAAATGTGCTTGGCAGAATTAGAAGATTAA
- the seqA gene encoding replication initiation negative regulator SeqA: MKKIEIDDELYQYIASNTQSIGESASQILRRLLQLDTELPEKAVTETQEEAPEAAQPEQKEHKCDNVFNILNKEELAMQKGVVGRFLFILSALHRTHKGIFNRVLDIKGRDRIYFATNKEDLIASGSSTNPKNIMDSGYWVMTNSNTTRKKMMVHEVAISLGYSEEEAEKLRDYL, encoded by the coding sequence ATGAAAAAAATCGAAATCGACGACGAGTTATATCAGTATATAGCAAGTAATACGCAGAGTATTGGTGAAAGTGCATCGCAAATATTGCGCCGTTTGTTACAGCTGGATACGGAACTCCCAGAAAAGGCAGTAACAGAAACGCAAGAAGAGGCGCCTGAAGCCGCCCAACCAGAACAAAAAGAACATAAATGCGACAACGTATTTAATATTCTTAATAAAGAAGAGTTGGCAATGCAAAAAGGTGTGGTTGGCCGCTTTTTGTTTATTCTTTCTGCGCTGCATCGTACACATAAAGGCATTTTTAATCGTGTACTGGATATTAAAGGGCGCGACCGTATTTATTTTGCAACCAATAAAGAAGATTTAATTGCATCGGGTAGCAGTACTAACCCAAAAAATATTATGGATAGTGGCTATTGGGTTATGACGAACTCAAACACGACACGTAAAAAAATGATGGTTCACGAAGTTGCCATATCATTAGGCTACAGTGAAGAAGAAGCCGAAAAGCTACGCGATTACTTATAA
- a CDS encoding thiamine pyrophosphate-dependent dehydrogenase E1 component subunit alpha, with the protein MTNPQNVSLNASTELEFIDPSALDIPTVSLLDENGHLVKGAVDPNIDKDTALKIYKTMRFIRALDERMQAAQRQGRVSFYMQCLGEEGAVTASAAALKDSDMIMAQYREQAALRYRGFSLEQFMNQMFSNEKDLGKGRQMPIHYGSKELHYMTISSPLGTQIPQATGYAYSQKIPHINAQSGELDSEIDNITLCYFGEGAASEGDFHAGLNMAAVLKAPVIFFARNNGYAISTPADEQFAGDGIASRGVGYGIKTIRVDGADALAVYAATQKARQYSVETGEPVLIESIAYRLGAHSTSDDPTGYRSKEEESTNTKCPIQRFKGYLLSKGWLDEAQDNAEDESLREAILDAVKVAEKVAKPPIEDLVTDVYDTPIPLLEKQLEALKEHVKAHPDAYPTTAGRIK; encoded by the coding sequence ATGACGAACCCGCAAAATGTGTCGTTAAATGCGTCAACGGAACTCGAGTTTATCGATCCATCCGCATTAGACATACCTACTGTTAGTTTATTAGATGAAAATGGTCATTTAGTAAAAGGCGCAGTAGATCCAAACATTGATAAAGACACTGCACTAAAAATTTACAAAACCATGCGATTCATCCGTGCGTTAGATGAACGTATGCAAGCAGCCCAACGGCAAGGTCGCGTTTCGTTCTATATGCAATGTTTAGGTGAAGAAGGCGCAGTTACGGCCAGTGCCGCAGCGCTAAAAGACAGCGATATGATTATGGCGCAGTATCGCGAGCAAGCAGCATTGCGTTATCGCGGTTTTAGCTTAGAGCAGTTTATGAACCAAATGTTCTCTAATGAGAAAGATTTGGGTAAAGGTCGTCAAATGCCAATTCACTATGGTTCAAAAGAATTGCACTACATGACGATTTCATCCCCTCTTGGAACGCAAATTCCACAAGCAACAGGCTATGCATATTCACAAAAAATTCCACACATTAATGCGCAATCGGGCGAGCTTGATTCTGAAATTGATAACATCACGTTATGCTATTTTGGTGAAGGTGCTGCATCTGAAGGTGACTTTCACGCGGGCTTGAACATGGCTGCAGTGTTAAAAGCGCCGGTTATCTTTTTTGCGCGTAACAACGGTTATGCAATTTCGACACCGGCAGACGAGCAATTTGCCGGCGACGGTATTGCCAGCCGCGGTGTTGGTTATGGCATCAAAACAATACGTGTTGATGGTGCAGATGCGCTTGCAGTTTACGCTGCGACGCAAAAAGCACGTCAATACAGTGTAGAAACGGGTGAGCCAGTATTAATTGAATCGATTGCATATCGCTTAGGTGCGCACTCGACGTCGGATGACCCAACGGGCTATCGTTCAAAAGAAGAAGAAAGCACCAATACGAAATGCCCAATTCAACGCTTTAAAGGCTACTTATTAAGCAAAGGTTGGTTAGACGAAGCGCAAGATAACGCAGAAGATGAAAGCTTGCGAGAAGCAATTTTAGACGCTGTAAAAGTAGCTGAAAAAGTGGCTAAGCCACCGATTGAAGATTTAGTTACAGATGTGTACGACACACCAATTCCATTACTTGAAAAACAACTCGAAGCATTAAAAGAGCATGTAAAAGCGCATCCAGACGCTTACCCGACAACCGCAGGGAGAATCAAATAA
- the ybfE gene encoding LexA regulated protein, translating into MAKAESDRTTRDLFEHDKRPGRPKTNPLPRELQLKINKRNQLKRDKARGLKRVEFKVSSELYQALNDMAEEQNVSRSALIEIILQEKLATKR; encoded by the coding sequence ATGGCCAAAGCGGAATCTGACAGAACGACCCGAGACTTATTTGAACACGATAAGCGACCGGGGCGTCCAAAAACCAACCCCTTACCACGAGAATTACAGCTTAAAATCAATAAGCGTAATCAGCTTAAACGTGATAAAGCACGTGGTTTAAAACGCGTCGAATTCAAGGTGTCTTCAGAGCTATATCAAGCATTAAATGATATGGCTGAAGAGCAGAACGTGAGTCGAAGCGCATTAATAGAAATTATATTACAAGAGAAATTAGCGACAAAAAGGTAA
- a CDS encoding dihydrolipoyllysine-residue acetyltransferase, which yields MSQDFILPDIGEGIVECEVVEWLISEGDTVAEDQPICDVMTDKALVQIPAVHNGVITKLYYQKGEIAKVHAPLFAMDVDGAAVTSAPQEVAPETSTEQPVVSDAPQGTALEDFILPDIGEGIVECEIVDWLVAEGDEIKEDQAVCDVMTDKALVQIPAKHTGRVTKLYHQKGEIAKVHAPLFQMQVASAQVINIQEKVVNAQQNASAKQLEATPSQAIASGKAVASPAVRRLAREHNIDIAKVDGSGKNGRVYKEDIKRFLNDDSTASKRTDDTSAPVVATQTQATRVEPIRGMQAAMAKQMMESVSTIPHFTLSDEIDLTELISLRKSLKEQYAKQGVKLTMMPFFIKALSLALKEFPVINSQVNADCTELTYFNDHNIGMAVDSKLGLLVPNIKSCQAKNMVDIANEVSRLTEQAREGRVTPADLKGGTISISNIGAIGGTTATPIINKPEVAIVALGKLQHLPRFNEKGEVESRAIMQISWSGDHRIIDGATMARFNNLWKHYLETPSAMLMAMS from the coding sequence ATGAGTCAAGATTTTATTTTACCAGACATTGGTGAAGGCATTGTTGAATGCGAAGTAGTCGAATGGCTTATTAGCGAAGGCGATACGGTAGCTGAAGATCAGCCTATTTGTGATGTAATGACCGATAAAGCATTGGTACAAATACCTGCAGTGCATAATGGTGTGATCACTAAGCTGTATTATCAAAAAGGTGAAATAGCAAAAGTGCATGCGCCGCTTTTTGCGATGGATGTTGATGGTGCAGCGGTTACGAGTGCACCTCAAGAAGTAGCGCCAGAAACCAGCACTGAGCAGCCAGTGGTAAGCGATGCGCCACAAGGCACCGCACTTGAAGATTTTATTTTACCGGATATCGGCGAAGGTATCGTCGAGTGTGAAATTGTTGATTGGTTAGTTGCTGAAGGCGATGAAATCAAAGAAGACCAAGCGGTTTGTGATGTAATGACAGATAAAGCGCTGGTACAAATTCCTGCTAAACACACGGGCCGAGTAACCAAGCTTTACCATCAAAAAGGTGAGATTGCCAAAGTACACGCTCCGCTTTTCCAAATGCAGGTTGCCAGTGCACAAGTTATCAATATTCAAGAAAAAGTGGTGAACGCTCAGCAAAATGCCTCAGCTAAACAGCTTGAAGCGACACCATCACAAGCTATTGCGAGCGGCAAAGCCGTTGCTAGCCCAGCAGTACGCCGTTTAGCGCGAGAGCATAACATTGATATTGCGAAGGTGGATGGCTCTGGTAAAAATGGCCGTGTTTATAAAGAAGATATTAAACGTTTCTTAAATGACGACAGTACAGCGTCTAAGCGCACTGACGACACATCAGCGCCAGTAGTAGCAACACAAACGCAAGCAACGCGCGTTGAGCCAATTCGTGGTATGCAAGCTGCGATGGCGAAACAAATGATGGAGTCGGTATCGACCATTCCACATTTCACATTGAGCGATGAGATTGATTTAACAGAACTTATTAGCTTGCGTAAAAGTCTTAAAGAACAGTATGCAAAGCAGGGCGTTAAGCTCACCATGATGCCGTTCTTTATTAAGGCATTGTCTCTAGCGTTAAAAGAGTTCCCTGTGATCAATTCGCAAGTTAATGCGGATTGCACAGAGCTTACATACTTTAATGATCACAACATAGGTATGGCGGTTGACTCAAAACTTGGCCTGTTAGTACCAAATATCAAATCATGCCAAGCTAAAAATATGGTGGACATTGCCAATGAAGTATCTCGCTTAACAGAGCAAGCGCGAGAAGGCCGTGTAACGCCTGCAGATTTAAAAGGCGGCACAATTTCAATTTCAAATATTGGTGCAATTGGTGGCACAACAGCAACACCAATTATCAATAAGCCAGAAGTTGCGATTGTGGCGCTCGGTAAACTACAACATTTACCGCGCTTTAATGAAAAAGGTGAGGTTGAATCACGTGCAATTATGCAAATATCGTGGTCAGGCGATCACCGCATTATTGATGGTGCAACGATGGCACGATTCAATAACTTGTGGAAACACTATTTGGAAACGCCAAGTGCCATGTTAATGGCAATGAGCTAA
- a CDS encoding DUF2788 domain-containing protein yields the protein MLDKLLDGIDILGLYFGLAGIFFLIGMAIQDVLKKGDVPKFGRYVVWLVLFLGCSGFIAKGLIQVFWQGAGVG from the coding sequence ATGTTAGATAAATTATTAGATGGTATTGATATACTTGGACTCTATTTCGGCTTAGCCGGAATATTCTTTTTAATCGGTATGGCAATCCAAGACGTTTTAAAAAAAGGTGACGTTCCTAAATTTGGGCGTTACGTCGTTTGGTTAGTGCTGTTTTTAGGCTGTTCTGGGTTTATTGCGAAAGGGCTTATTCAGGTATTTTGGCAAGGTGCTGGAGTTGGATAA
- the pgm gene encoding phosphoglucomutase (alpha-D-glucose-1,6-bisphosphate-dependent), giving the protein MANHERAGQRAVQSDLVNIPKLMSAYYLYEPDIEQNPEQAVAFGTSGHRGCSLDTKFNESHILAITQAICDYRKQNNIFGPLFLGKDTHALSEAAFNSAIEVLVANEVQVVTQENDDFTPTPVISHAIVTHNKTHSAELADGIVITPSHNPPQDGGFKYNPPNGGPADTDITKWIENRANQLLIEDLVEVELFPFVKAKRSGFIQYQDLMTPYIDDLANIIDMQAISKAGIKIGVDPLGGSGINFWPLIAEKYNLDITVVNEQIDPQFSFMSLDKDGKIRMDCSSPHAMASLIAMKDKFDIAVGNDPDYDRHGIVTPDGLMNPNHYLAVAIDYLISHRPDWPANAKVGKTLVSSGMIDKVVAKHGREVFEVPVGFKWFVDGLLESSLLFGGEESAGAAFLRRDGSVWETDKDGFILALLAAEILAVTGKTPSQHYKALTDEFGAPLYKRLDAPANTAQKAKLSKLSAEDVSANTLAGDEITAKLTHAPGNGAAIGGLKVTTANGWFAARPSGTEDIYKIYLESFVSEAHLNELETEAIALVNSVIS; this is encoded by the coding sequence ATGGCAAACCATGAAAGAGCAGGGCAGCGCGCCGTACAATCTGATTTAGTCAACATTCCTAAACTGATGTCAGCTTATTATTTGTATGAACCAGATATTGAGCAAAACCCAGAGCAAGCTGTTGCGTTTGGTACATCAGGGCACCGTGGGTGTTCGTTAGACACAAAATTCAACGAGTCTCATATATTGGCAATCACGCAAGCGATTTGTGATTACCGTAAACAAAACAATATATTTGGCCCACTGTTTTTAGGCAAAGATACGCATGCGTTATCAGAAGCTGCGTTTAACTCTGCTATTGAAGTATTAGTTGCGAACGAAGTGCAGGTTGTAACGCAAGAAAATGATGATTTCACACCGACACCTGTAATTAGTCATGCGATTGTCACGCACAATAAAACGCACAGTGCTGAACTTGCGGATGGTATCGTGATTACACCTTCACACAACCCGCCACAAGATGGTGGTTTTAAGTACAACCCGCCAAATGGTGGTCCTGCTGATACCGACATTACAAAATGGATTGAAAATAGAGCAAACCAATTGTTAATTGAAGACTTGGTTGAAGTTGAGCTATTTCCATTTGTAAAAGCAAAGCGTTCGGGCTTTATTCAATACCAAGACTTAATGACACCGTATATTGACGATTTAGCTAACATTATTGATATGCAAGCGATCAGCAAAGCAGGCATTAAAATTGGCGTTGATCCACTCGGTGGTTCTGGTATTAATTTCTGGCCACTCATTGCTGAAAAATACAATCTTGATATTACTGTGGTTAACGAGCAAATTGACCCACAGTTTTCGTTTATGTCGTTAGATAAAGACGGCAAAATTCGTATGGATTGTTCATCACCACACGCAATGGCAAGCTTAATTGCCATGAAAGATAAGTTTGATATTGCGGTAGGTAACGACCCTGATTATGACCGTCATGGCATTGTCACGCCCGATGGTTTAATGAACCCGAACCATTATTTAGCTGTTGCGATTGATTACCTAATAAGTCATCGCCCAGATTGGCCGGCCAACGCCAAAGTAGGTAAAACTTTGGTATCCAGTGGCATGATTGACAAAGTCGTCGCCAAGCACGGTCGTGAAGTATTTGAAGTGCCTGTTGGCTTTAAATGGTTCGTTGATGGTTTACTAGAATCAAGTTTACTGTTTGGCGGTGAAGAAAGTGCAGGAGCCGCATTTTTACGACGCGACGGTAGCGTTTGGGAAACCGATAAAGACGGCTTTATTTTAGCTTTACTAGCCGCTGAAATTTTAGCTGTAACTGGTAAAACACCTAGTCAGCATTATAAAGCACTTACTGACGAATTCGGTGCACCACTTTATAAGCGCTTAGATGCCCCTGCAAATACGGCGCAAAAAGCCAAACTATCAAAACTATCGGCGGAAGACGTTAGTGCAAATACCTTAGCAGGTGATGAAATTACCGCAAAGCTAACGCACGCACCGGGCAACGGCGCGGCAATTGGTGGCTTAAAGGTAACAACGGCTAATGGCTGGTTTGCAGCCCGCCCTTCAGGTACCGAAGATATCTATAAAATTTATCTTGAATCATTTGTCTCTGAGGCACATTTAAACGAGCTTGAAACTGAAGCCATCGCTTTAGTTAATTCAGTTATTTCATAA
- a CDS encoding alpha/beta fold hydrolase, with product MQLNYTQLGEKTDALPIVIIHGLFGSKENLNVIAKPLSEQNCVINIDLRNHGQSFHNSEMTYTAMADDVFKLLDELTISRAIVIGHSMGGKVAMQMALTNSNRVEKLVVLDIAPTKYLPRHQQVFNGLNNVDLQAITNRSDADKQLAEYIQEAGVRQFLLKSLKKTDSGFAWRFNLPQLIASYDSILDKPQGDAFKKPTLFIKGANSDYILEAHRGEIAALFPNAKAKIIAGAGHWLHAEKPSQVNLAIAQFLSAD from the coding sequence ATGCAATTAAATTACACTCAGCTAGGTGAGAAAACCGACGCGCTCCCAATTGTCATTATTCATGGACTATTTGGTTCAAAAGAAAACCTAAATGTAATCGCCAAACCTCTGAGCGAACAAAATTGTGTAATCAACATTGATTTACGTAATCACGGACAATCATTTCACAATAGCGAAATGACGTACACCGCGATGGCAGATGATGTTTTTAAACTATTAGATGAGTTAACTATTTCTCGTGCAATTGTTATTGGTCACTCTATGGGTGGTAAAGTCGCAATGCAAATGGCGTTAACGAATAGTAACCGTGTCGAAAAATTGGTTGTACTCGATATCGCACCAACTAAATATTTACCTCGTCATCAACAAGTATTTAATGGATTAAATAATGTGGATTTACAGGCAATCACTAACCGCAGCGACGCCGATAAACAATTGGCAGAGTACATTCAAGAGGCTGGTGTAAGGCAATTTTTATTAAAGAGCCTTAAAAAAACAGATAGCGGGTTTGCATGGCGCTTTAATTTGCCTCAACTAATTGCATCTTACGATAGTATTTTAGATAAGCCGCAAGGTGATGCGTTTAAAAAGCCAACCTTATTTATAAAAGGTGCTAACTCAGACTACATTTTAGAAGCCCATCGCGGCGAAATTGCAGCGCTTTTCCCAAATGCAAAAGCCAAGATCATCGCAGGTGCAGGTCACTGGTTACATGCTGAAAAACCAAGCCAAGTGAATTTAGCAATAGCTCAGTTTCTAAGTGCAGATTAA
- the fur gene encoding ferric iron uptake transcriptional regulator — MTDHNLELKKAGLKVTLPRIKILEILQSPDNQHISAEDVYKILLDKGEEIGLATVYRVLNQFDDAGIVTRHHFEGGKSVFELAGSTHHDHLVCLKCGKVVEFEDDVIETRQEEIAKDNGIKLTNHSLYLYGECEDKEACKKYADDNS; from the coding sequence ATGACTGATCACAATTTAGAGCTAAAAAAAGCAGGTTTAAAAGTAACACTGCCGCGAATCAAAATCTTGGAGATTTTACAGTCGCCAGATAATCAACATATCAGCGCTGAAGATGTTTATAAAATCTTATTAGATAAAGGCGAAGAAATTGGTCTTGCCACTGTTTACCGTGTTCTTAACCAATTTGATGATGCCGGTATTGTTACCCGTCACCACTTTGAAGGCGGCAAATCAGTATTTGAACTAGCTGGCAGCACACACCATGATCACTTGGTATGCTTAAAGTGCGGTAAAGTAGTTGAATTCGAAGACGACGTGATTGAAACGCGTCAAGAAGAGATTGCTAAAGACAACGGCATCAAGCTAACAAACCACTCGCTTTATCTTTACGGTGAATGTGAAGATAAAGAAGCATGTA
- a CDS encoding transketolase C-terminal domain-containing protein, translating into MAQMNMLQAINSALDISMSEHPLACIFGEDVGYFGGVFRATSGLQEKYGKHRVFNTPLTEQGILGFANGLAAAGAPAIAEIQFADYIFPAFDQIVNESAKFRYRSGNEFNVGKLTIRTPYGGGIAGGLYHSQSPEAYFAHTPGLKLVVPRNAYQAKGLLRACIKDDNPVIFFEPKRLYRASIGDVPEDDFIIPIGKAEVVSEGSDITLLAWGAQMEIIEKAAEMAKQDGISCEVIDLRSIQPWDVETVAKSVTKTGRLIISHEAPITCGFGAEIAATIQQECFLHLESPISRVCGLDTPYPLALEKEYIPDALKVLSAIKQSVQF; encoded by the coding sequence ATGGCACAAATGAATATGTTACAAGCGATTAATTCTGCGCTTGATATTTCAATGTCGGAACATCCACTTGCCTGTATTTTTGGTGAAGATGTGGGTTACTTTGGTGGTGTATTCCGTGCTACCAGTGGCTTACAAGAAAAATACGGTAAACACCGTGTGTTTAACACGCCGCTTACAGAGCAAGGTATTTTAGGTTTCGCTAACGGTTTGGCGGCAGCAGGTGCACCTGCCATCGCAGAAATCCAATTTGCTGACTATATTTTTCCAGCGTTTGACCAAATCGTAAACGAGTCTGCTAAGTTCCGTTACCGCAGTGGTAATGAATTTAATGTGGGTAAGCTAACTATTCGTACACCATACGGTGGCGGTATCGCCGGTGGTTTATACCACTCTCAATCGCCAGAAGCGTATTTTGCTCATACACCTGGTTTAAAATTGGTTGTGCCACGCAACGCTTACCAAGCAAAAGGTTTGTTACGCGCATGTATTAAAGACGATAACCCAGTTATTTTCTTTGAGCCTAAGCGTTTATATCGCGCCTCTATCGGCGATGTGCCAGAAGATGATTTTATTATCCCAATTGGTAAAGCGGAAGTGGTTTCTGAAGGTTCAGACATCACGCTGCTTGCATGGGGCGCACAAATGGAAATCATTGAAAAAGCAGCTGAAATGGCGAAGCAAGATGGCATTAGCTGTGAAGTGATTGATTTACGCAGTATTCAACCTTGGGATGTTGAAACGGTTGCAAAGTCAGTAACTAAAACTGGTCGCTTAATCATCAGCCACGAAGCACCTATTACGTGCGGTTTTGGTGCCGAAATTGCTGCAACAATCCAGCAAGAGTGTTTCTTACATTTAGAGTCGCCAATTAGTCGCGTATGTGGTTTAGATACACCGTATCCGCTTGCACTGGAAAAAGAATACATTCCTGATGCATTAAAAGTGTTATCAGCAATTAAGCAGTCAGTGCAGTTTTAA